One window of Magallana gigas chromosome 2, xbMagGiga1.1, whole genome shotgun sequence genomic DNA carries:
- the LOC105345017 gene encoding retinoblastoma-binding protein 5 homolog isoform X1 has translation MNLELLESFGQNYPEDFDGTLDCISIAITCAFNRQGTLLAVGCNDGRIVIWDFLTRGIAKIISAHVHPVCSLSWSRNGKKLLSAATDNTASIWDIVTAECDKSFRFPSPILKVQFHPRDSKQFLVCPMKHPAVLMNISGEHRVVPLDDDSDLNIVASYDRRGKHIYTGNAKGRILVFTSTDLELKASFRVTTGTLNTTAIKSIEFARRGDCFLVNSADRIIRVYESGEVLACSKDGEPEPIQKLQDLVNKLLWKKCCFSGDGEFIVAGSARQHSLYIWEKSVGNLVKILHGTKGELLLDVVWHPVRPIIASISSGLVSIWAQNQVENWSAFAPDFKELDENVEYEERESEFDIEDEDKEKEETKGMEEEDSEVDVTTIEPIQAFVSSDEDEEDQDAVLYLPVSPDIEEPEESAWAIPPEVTEDTQTQEKKRSQPHTDNTPSPKKKKVKTYEVDLPDAPLDEIHPLLNVKKPNEKGQKKSSRPKQAKSSKPDKSKSKGRLDDMYGAASFSWS, from the exons ATGAATCTTGAACTTTTGG AATCATTTGGGCAGAATTATCCAGAA GATTTTGATGGCACTTTGGACTGTATCAGTATAGCCATAACCTGTGCCTTCAATCGACAAGGAACACTACTAGCCGTAGGCTGTAATGATGGAAGGATAGTTATTTGGGACTTCTTAACCCGAGGAATCGCAAAGATAATCAGTGCCCATGTCCATCCTGTGTGTAGTTtaag TTGGAGTCGAAATGGTAAGAAGTTGCTGAGTGCAGCAACAGACAACACAGCCTCAATATGGGATATTGTTACGGCGGAGTGTGACAAAAGCTTCCGATTCCCGTCTCCCATCCTTAAAGTTCAATTTCATCCACGAGACAG tAAACAGTTTCTCGTTTGTCCGATGAAACACCCTGCTGTTTTGATGAACATTAGTGGAGAGCATAGAGTTGTTCCACTTGATGATGAT tcTGATCTGAACATTGTTGCCTCCTACGACAGACGAGGGAAACACATCTACACAGGGAATGCCAAGGGCAGG ATCCTGGTGTTCACCAGTACAGACCTGGAGCTGAAGGCCTCGTTCAGAGTAACCACGGGAACCCTTAACACTACAGCCATCAAATCCATTGAGTTCGCTAGGAGAGGGGA TTGTTTCTTAGTGAACTCAGCTGACCGTATCATTCGAGTTTACGAGAGTGGCGAGGTGTTGGCCTGTAGTAAAGACGGAGAGCCCGAGCCCATCCAGAAATTACAGGACCTTGTCAACAA GTTGCTGTGGAAGAAGTGTTGTTTCTCTGGAGATGGGGAGTTCATCGTGGCTGGGTCGGCCCGCCAGCACTCCCTGTACATCTGGGAAAAAAGCGTTGGAAACCTGGTCAAGATCCTCCACGGAACAAAGGGGGAGCTGCTGCTGGATGTTGTG TGGCATCCAGTTCGACCAATCATAGCGTCTATATCAAGTGGTTTGGTGTCCATATGGGCACAGAATCAAGTG GAAAACTGGAGTGCGTTTGCTCCGGATTTCAAGGAGCTGGATGAGAATGTGGAGTATGAAGAGAGGGAATCGGAGTTTGACATTGAGGATGAGGACAAAGAGAAGGAGGAGACTAAAG GTATGGAGGAAGAGGATTCAGAGGTGGATGTGACCACTATTGAACCCATACAGGCATTTGTGAGCAG TGATGAGGATGAAGAGGACCAGGATGCTGTACTTTACCTTCCTGTTTCACCTGACATTGAGGAGCCTGAGGAGTCAGCCTGGGCTATTCCTCCTGAG GTGACTGAAGATACCCAGACTCAAGAGAAAAAGAGAAGTCAGCCCCATACAGACAATACCCCCTCCCCCAAGAAAAAGAAAGTCAAAACCTATGAAGTGGATCTCCCAGATGCCCCCCTAGATG AAATTCACCCCCTGTTAAATGTGAAGAAACCAAATGAAAAGGGACAGAAGAAGTCAAGTCGTCCAAAGCAGGCGAAATCTTCCAAGCCGGACAAATCCAAGAGCAAGGGCCGTTTAGACGAC ATGTACGGAGCAGCTtctttctcctgg tcatgA
- the LOC105345018 gene encoding hormone-sensitive lipase yields MAKLFSSLFKDLRALSLSNIEFFQHGTSSTHAKFHQSFVMLFEHLDRGIQPSIEHIAPLLSKYDLSPDTQANGYRSLLKVVHKCCGNLLRLSRYINVNRSSLFFRGNFYSKELEAYVICLGQLRATLYYAQKLVAYSEEGSLFADEDNLEDPVVEKLMEEVECLSQNCFYGRCLGFQFCESMHRPLTTVAVAMASFSEGYLEKTHFKQLTASVVNSGKYLMNPELRAEQIVGVTRTANVEFCKNFWGITESDIMQAVPSLVCPAIKVNEVIHLKPEQLELPAVNSDNPREMVVITPPCAHTGPGPVKVRLMSYEPREGQELRHSRQNPRHRLPMSSSLLIHCHGGGFVAQSSKSHGIYLRQWAKDLNIPILSIDYSLAPEQPFPRALEECFFAYAWALKNCAKLGWTGETLCLAGDSAGGNLMISTAMRAASFGIQIPDGIMAAYPVVLVRYTPSPARILALMDPLLPVGIMMRCLAAYAGISQKFENSIEDEPFEVIEAEEALHEDDIFNYKIKNGVKGDNFSSMTSSCHSIESLDNLDEPDISGVSKRCHSIESLDTMEELDISSQQSSVLEGICADSDDDITVLKRVQHPSESMGEMEELTPDNSEEVLLLSSEEEEDYDIVKPEEVVEPPQEEVKMNDCRLRVSISVGHVHQSQTDQNLSVMDSVAGSLTRSNMSDTKHLLIQDGSVNHGQDPTKPTTNHASRPIRHSPSCPEISDTLRYGFSGKFTPQYTKESHRKFSPLQMFRKLPIVKNPYMSPYLAPDEMLKCLPPIKLVACHLDPLLDDSVMFARRLRSLGNQVELHPVDDLPHGFLNFSTASREARLASDVCVDKIRQILQLST; encoded by the exons ATGGCAAAACTTTTCAGTTCACTGTTTAAAGATCTAAGAGCCCTTTCCCTCAGTAATATCGAGTTTTTTCAACATGGAACCAGCAGCACGCACGCAAAATTCCATCAGTCGTTTGTTATGTTATTTGAGCACCTTGACAG AGGTATTCAGCCATCCATTGAACATATAGCCCCACTCCTCTCGAAGTACGACCTGTCCCCAGACACACAGGCCAATGGTTATCGCAGTCTTCTGAAGGTCGTCCACAAATGCTGCGGAAACCTTTTGAGACTGTCTCGGTACATCAATGTCAACCGAAGTTCACTGTTTTTCCGCGGCAACTTTTACAGCAAGGAACTGGAGGCATATGTGATATGTCTAGGACAGTTGAGAGCCACCTTGTACTATGCGCAGAAGCTTGTGGCGTACAGTGAAGAGGGTTCTCTGTTTGCGGATGAGGACAATCTGGAGGACCCCGTGGTGGAGAAATTGATGGAGGAGGTGGAGTGCCTGAGCCAGAACTGTTTCTATGGGCGATGTCTGGGCTTCCAG TTCTGTGAGAGCATGCACCGACCCCTGACCACTGTAGCTGTTGCCATGGCATCCTTCAGTGAGGGGTACCTGGAGAAAACCCACTTCAAACAATTGACAGCCTCTGTGGTCAACAGCGGGAAGTATCTGATGAATCCAGAGCTGAGGGCAGAGCAG ATTGTGGGTGTCACAAGAACAGCAAATGTGGAGTTCTGTAAGAACTTCTGGGGTATAACAGAATCGGACATCATGCAG GCAGTGCCTTCTTTAGTTTGTCCAGCCATCAAGGTCAATGAGGTTATTCACCTGAAGCCAGAACAATTAGAACTCCCAGCTGTGAACTCGGACAACCCCAGGGAGATGGTTGTGATTACGCCTCCCTGCGCTCACACTGGGCCCGGGCCGGTCAAGGTCAGACTGATGTCATACGAGCCCAGGGAGGGGCAG GAGTTACGACACAGTCGCCAGAACCCCCGCCATCGCCTGCCAATGTCCAGCAGTCTGCTGATCCACTGTCACGGGGGAGGATTCGTCGCCCAGTCCTCTAAATCCCACGGCATCTACCTCAGACAGTGGGCCAAGGACCTCAACATCCCCATCCTGTCTATAGACTACTCCCTGGCCCCTGAACAACCCTTCCCCAGGGCCCTGGAGGAGTGCTTCTTTGCCTATGCATGGGCCCTCAAGAATTGTGCCAAATTAG GATGGACTGGAGAGACCCTGTGCCTGGCTGGAGACAGTGCTGGAGGGAATCTGATGATCTCCACGGCCATGAGGGCTGCCTCCTTTGGGATCCAGATCCCGGATGGGATCATGGCTGCCTACCCTGTGGTCTTGGTGAGGTACACCCCCTCCCCTGCACGTATCCTGGCTCTGATGGACCCCCTGCTTCCTGTGGGGATCATGATGAGGTGCCTGGCAG CGTATGCAGGAATATCTCAGAAGTTTGAGAATTCCATTGAGGATGAGCCATTTGAAGTCATAGAGGCAGAGGAAGCACTTCATGAAGACGACATCTTTAACTACAAGATAAAAAATGGAGTCAAGGGGGACAACTTCTCCTCCATGACCAGCAGCTGCCATTCGATAGAATCGCTAGACAATTTAGACGAGCCGGATATTTCTGGAGTGTCGAAGCGCTGTCACTCAATTGAGTCTCTGGACACGATGGAAGAGCTGGATATTTCTAGTCAGCAGTCATCAGTGTTGGAGGGAATCTGTGCCGACTCGGACGATGACATCACAGTTCTAAAGCGAGTCCAGCACCCCTCAGAATCCATGGGAGAGATGGAGGAACTCACCCCCGACAACTCAGAGGAAGTTCTTCTCCTGAGTTCTGAGGAAGAAGAggattatgatattgtaaaaccAGAGGAGGTTGTTGAACCACCACAAGAGGAGGTTAAGATGAATGACTGTAGACTGCGTGTGTCTATATCTGTTGGACATGTACACCAATCTCAAACTGATCAGAACCTCTCTGTGATGGACAGCGTGGCAGGATCTCTGACCAGGTCCAACATGTCCGACACCAAGCACCTGCTGATACAGGATGGATCAGTGAACCATGGCCAGGACCCGACAAAGCCAACCACGAACCATGCGAGTCGACCAATCAGACACAGTCCGTCTTGCCCAGAGATCAGCGATACTCTCAGATATGGCTTCTCAGGAAAATTTACTCCACAGTACACTAAGGAAAGTCACCGGAAGTTTAGTCCACTCCAAATGTTCCGTAAACTTCCCATTGTAAAGAACCCCTACATGTCTCCCTACCTGGCCCCTGATGAAATGTTGAAGTGCCTTCCTCCCATTAAACTAGTG gcTTGTCACCTTGACCCCCTGCTGGATGATTCTGTGATGTTTGCCCGGAGGTTGCGTAGCCTTGGTAACCAGGTGGAGCTCCACCCAGTGGATGATCTTCCCCATGGCTTCCTGAACTTCTCCACGGCAAGCAGGGAGGCACGACTGGCCTCGGACGTCTGTGTGGACAAAATACGACAAATTCTTCAACTTTCAACATAA
- the LOC105345019 gene encoding DDB1- and CUL4-associated factor 8, producing the protein MAEATESFEDSKKGKNREDSLSSNQVKNGAILTNHKILTDESGCDTSLLDGSFNAELDGSDHTANNSSELNLSLPKLEDSGIDVERSPVSNSAKDSGLGTEHSPSLRDCSISELDLSESVSDCVTDSGSNSKTNSECNAHVKSEKRKNENKNNRKVDAVADAIKNGSAGEPKNNRQMPEEVAQGSEVVESAKNGEENDVDMVNKDSDDDDSEDDSDVAAFRKRPAKKRKYRFQRISSESDENETNQNEETADGDQSGMADIETDSELDSDEFTDDEEIDDPEESVKSKDQQPESEEEEEEENQVKPKHTWFALKDLSSRQMGFSNRTPPSIFREKVQGSLQMVQRLKLQYKMEYHEGCVNALSFNRIGTLLASGSDDLNVILWNWIKKRPSLVYDSGHRGNVFQAKFMPFSGDCHVVSCARDGQVRLAELSLTGVCKGTKKLAQHKGAAHKLALELDSPHVFLSCGEDAMVFSIDLRDDKPAKLCQTKLENRRVPLYSIHSNPVNSFEFCVGGRDRYIRIYDKRKITDSEDGIVKKFCPHHLVDSKSKADITCAVYNYNGTEVMGSYNDEDIYLFDNTHSDGADYIHKYGGHRNNATVKGVNFYGPRSEFVVSGSDCGHVFLWDRETENVVQFMEGDDSGVINVLEPHPFAPILATSGLDHDVKIWAPTSDEPSVLPNLKKTAKKNRKEREEENLSDPSALHDMLDGPMMYYIMRQISRARRRNDPDGDDSSSNSSESDSDDSESGPVERLQCAQQ; encoded by the exons ATGGCTGAAGCAACTGAGAGTTTTGAAGACAgcaaaaagggaaaaaacagaGAAGATTCTCTGTCCAGCAACCAAGTTAAAAATGGGGCGATATTGACAAACCACAAGATACTAACAGATGAGTCGGGCTGCGACACCAGTCTCCTTGATGGCTCATTTAACGCTGAACTCGATGGATCAGATCATACGGCCAATAACTCGAGTGAGTTAAATCTCAGCCTACCCAAGTTGGAAGATAGTGGCATTGATGTTGAGAGGTCACCTGTGTCCAACAGTGCCAAAGACAGTGGACTCGGAACTGAGCACTCACCAAGTCTGAGGGATTGTTCTATCTCAGAACTCGATCTCAGTGAGTCGGTCTCAGACTGTGTGACAGACAGTGGAAGCAATTCTAAGACAAATTCTGAGTGTAACGCGCATGTGAAAAGTGAAAAgcggaaaaatgaaaataaaaataacagaaaagtTGACGCAGTGGCTGATGCCATAAAAAATGGCTCAGCAGGTGAACCAAAGAATAATAGACAAATGCCAGAGGAAGTAGCCCAAGGTAGTGAAGTAGTTGAATCAGCCAAAAATGGAGAAGAAAATGATGTGGACATGGTAAACAAAGATTCTGATGATGATGATTCCGAAGATGACTCAGATGTTGCAGCATTCAGAAAACGCCCAGCTAAGAAACGCAAGTACCGCTTCCAGAGGATATCCTCCGAGAGTGACGAGAATGAGACCAACCAGAACGAGGAGACGGCAGATGGAGATCAAAGCGGAATGGCAGACATAGAGACAGACAGTGAGCTTGATTCTGATGAATTTACAGATGATGAGGAGATAGATGATCCCGAGGAATCTGTGAAATCAAAAGATCAGCAGCCAGAGTCAGAAGAAGAAGAGGAGGAAGAAAATCAAGTCAAACCCAAACACACCTGGTTTGCCTTAAAAGACCTGAGTAGCCGACAGATGGGTTTCTCCAATAGAACGCCTCCCTCTATATTCCGGGAGAAGGTACAAGGGAGCTTACAGATGGTGCAGAGACTGAAGCTTCAGTATAAGATGGAGTACCATGAGGGCTGCGTCAATGCTCTTAGCTTCAACAGAATTG GTACATTGCTGGCTAGTGGCTCTGATGATCTGAATGTAATTTTGTGGAACTGGATCAAAAAGAGGCCCTCACTTGTGTATGACAGCGGTCACCGTGGCAACGTATTCCAG GCCAAGTTCATGCCGTTCAGTGGTGACTGTCACGTGGTGAGCTGTGCCAGGGACGGACAGGTGAGGTTGGCGGAGCTCTCACTGACCGGTGTGTGTAAAGGAACCAAGAAACTGGCACAACATAAAGGTGCTGCACACAAG CTGGCTCTGGAGTTGGATTCGCCTCACGTGTTTCTTAGTTGTGGTGAAGATGCCATGGTGTTCTCCATTGACTTGCGTGATGATAAACCAGCCAA ATTGTGTCAGACAAAGTTGGAGAATCGTCGAGTCCCTCTGTACAGCATCCATTCAAACCCTGTGAACTCTTTTGAGTTTTGTGTCGGAGGAAGAGATCGATACATCAG AATATATGACAAGAGGAAAATTACTGAT AGTGAAGATGGAATAGTCAAGAAATTCTGCCCTCATCATTTG GTTGACAGCAAGTCTAAAGCTGACATCACCTGTGCTGTGTATAATTACAATGGAACAG AGGTGATGGGTTCTTACAATGATGAGGATATTTATCTCTTTGACAACACACATTCCGATGGAGCTGACTACATTCATAAATATGGGGGTCACAGGAACAATGCCACAG TGAAAGGGGTGAACTTTTATGGCCCTCGCAGTGAGTTTGTGGTCAGTGGCAGCGACTGTGGCCATGTTTTCCTCTGGGACAGAGAGACGGAGAATGTGGTACAGTTTATGGAAGGAGACGACAGTGGGGTG ATTAACGTGCTAGAGCCACATCCCTTCGCCCCAATTCTTGCTACAAGTGGACTGGACCATGATGTAAAGATTTGGGCCCCAACCTCAGATGAACCTTCTGTGTTACCCAACCTCAAAAAG ACTGCTAAAAAGAACAGGAAAGAGCGAGAGGAAGAGAACCTGAGTGACCCCTCGGCTCTACACGACATGCTGGACGGACCTATGATGTACTACATAATGCGGCAGATCAGCCGCGCACGCAGAAGG AATGATCCAGATGGTGACGATTCTAGCTCCAACAGTTCTGAATCTGATTCGGACGACTCGGAATCCGGTCCAGTGGAGAGGCTTCAGTGTGCACAGCAGTAA
- the LOC105345017 gene encoding retinoblastoma-binding protein 5 isoform X2: MNLELLESFGQNYPEDFDGTLDCISIAITCAFNRQGTLLAVGCNDGRIVIWDFLTRGIAKIISAHVHPVCSLSWSRNGKKLLSAATDNTASIWDIVTAECDKSFRFPSPILKVQFHPRDSKQFLVCPMKHPAVLMNISGEHRVVPLDDDSDLNIVASYDRRGKHIYTGNAKGRILVFTSTDLELKASFRVTTGTLNTTAIKSIEFARRGDCFLVNSADRIIRVYESGEVLACSKDGEPEPIQKLQDLVNKLLWKKCCFSGDGEFIVAGSARQHSLYIWEKSVGNLVKILHGTKGELLLDVVWHPVRPIIASISSGLVSIWAQNQVENWSAFAPDFKELDENVEYEERESEFDIEDEDKEKEETKGMEEEDSEVDVTTIEPIQAFVSSDEDEEDQDAVLYLPVSPDIEEPEESAWAIPPEVTEDTQTQEKKRSQPHTDNTPSPKKKKVKTYEVDLPDAPLDEIHPLLNVKKPNEKGQKKSSRPKQAKSSKPDKSKSKGRLDDS; the protein is encoded by the exons ATGAATCTTGAACTTTTGG AATCATTTGGGCAGAATTATCCAGAA GATTTTGATGGCACTTTGGACTGTATCAGTATAGCCATAACCTGTGCCTTCAATCGACAAGGAACACTACTAGCCGTAGGCTGTAATGATGGAAGGATAGTTATTTGGGACTTCTTAACCCGAGGAATCGCAAAGATAATCAGTGCCCATGTCCATCCTGTGTGTAGTTtaag TTGGAGTCGAAATGGTAAGAAGTTGCTGAGTGCAGCAACAGACAACACAGCCTCAATATGGGATATTGTTACGGCGGAGTGTGACAAAAGCTTCCGATTCCCGTCTCCCATCCTTAAAGTTCAATTTCATCCACGAGACAG tAAACAGTTTCTCGTTTGTCCGATGAAACACCCTGCTGTTTTGATGAACATTAGTGGAGAGCATAGAGTTGTTCCACTTGATGATGAT tcTGATCTGAACATTGTTGCCTCCTACGACAGACGAGGGAAACACATCTACACAGGGAATGCCAAGGGCAGG ATCCTGGTGTTCACCAGTACAGACCTGGAGCTGAAGGCCTCGTTCAGAGTAACCACGGGAACCCTTAACACTACAGCCATCAAATCCATTGAGTTCGCTAGGAGAGGGGA TTGTTTCTTAGTGAACTCAGCTGACCGTATCATTCGAGTTTACGAGAGTGGCGAGGTGTTGGCCTGTAGTAAAGACGGAGAGCCCGAGCCCATCCAGAAATTACAGGACCTTGTCAACAA GTTGCTGTGGAAGAAGTGTTGTTTCTCTGGAGATGGGGAGTTCATCGTGGCTGGGTCGGCCCGCCAGCACTCCCTGTACATCTGGGAAAAAAGCGTTGGAAACCTGGTCAAGATCCTCCACGGAACAAAGGGGGAGCTGCTGCTGGATGTTGTG TGGCATCCAGTTCGACCAATCATAGCGTCTATATCAAGTGGTTTGGTGTCCATATGGGCACAGAATCAAGTG GAAAACTGGAGTGCGTTTGCTCCGGATTTCAAGGAGCTGGATGAGAATGTGGAGTATGAAGAGAGGGAATCGGAGTTTGACATTGAGGATGAGGACAAAGAGAAGGAGGAGACTAAAG GTATGGAGGAAGAGGATTCAGAGGTGGATGTGACCACTATTGAACCCATACAGGCATTTGTGAGCAG TGATGAGGATGAAGAGGACCAGGATGCTGTACTTTACCTTCCTGTTTCACCTGACATTGAGGAGCCTGAGGAGTCAGCCTGGGCTATTCCTCCTGAG GTGACTGAAGATACCCAGACTCAAGAGAAAAAGAGAAGTCAGCCCCATACAGACAATACCCCCTCCCCCAAGAAAAAGAAAGTCAAAACCTATGAAGTGGATCTCCCAGATGCCCCCCTAGATG AAATTCACCCCCTGTTAAATGTGAAGAAACCAAATGAAAAGGGACAGAAGAAGTCAAGTCGTCCAAAGCAGGCGAAATCTTCCAAGCCGGACAAATCCAAGAGCAAGGGCCGTTTAGACGAC tcatgA